One Qipengyuania gaetbuli genomic region harbors:
- a CDS encoding Ppx/GppA family phosphatase has product MTSVKSRSAKWQRRLIHPPRAVIDIGSNTVRLVLYEGTARSPETVWNEKVAARLGRDLSETGRIPEEAMDEALAALARYALIIRDRGIDDVQTVATAAARDAENGGEFLDRVAALGLSPRLLSGEEEACASAFGAIGAFPGAKGMIADLGGGSLELVSIGDGECHDAVSLPFGTLRLPAQRAAAGDFEQQVHDTLSGVGWASGHEGPLYMIGGTWRALAHYAMRECDYPLTDPHGFCLTMDEAHDLAGRLVDADPEKLMEISGISPMRAGYLPDAAALLKPLLAELKPESLVFSSWGIREGLLFSQLNDLTRSLDPLLAGVHAFAEPRDAPIVDATRIAGWTVDLASGGGKRNERLRLAAAQLALALQRVEPNLRSNHATEWALDKRWIDCTPRDRAMICAALLGSLGATEVPNRLRRLASDEDLREGLTWGLGYRLARRLGAGARIALASSRLRLKKKSLVLYMDESRAALATWPLTKDLEVLADWLGRKPKIKIGQFDFSNELEEEEEED; this is encoded by the coding sequence ATGACCTCCGTCAAATCGCGCAGCGCCAAGTGGCAGCGCCGCCTGATCCATCCGCCCCGTGCCGTCATCGACATCGGTTCGAACACCGTCCGCCTCGTGCTCTACGAAGGCACGGCCCGTTCGCCGGAAACCGTGTGGAACGAGAAAGTCGCCGCACGCCTCGGCCGCGATCTGTCGGAAACAGGCCGCATTCCCGAAGAGGCCATGGACGAGGCGCTCGCCGCGCTTGCCCGTTACGCCCTGATTATCCGTGACCGCGGCATCGACGATGTGCAGACGGTCGCGACAGCCGCCGCGCGCGATGCCGAGAACGGCGGGGAATTTCTCGACCGGGTCGCTGCGCTTGGGCTGTCCCCGCGCCTGCTGTCGGGCGAGGAGGAAGCCTGCGCTTCCGCTTTCGGTGCCATCGGCGCCTTTCCCGGTGCGAAAGGCATGATCGCCGACCTTGGAGGCGGCAGTCTCGAGCTCGTCTCCATCGGCGATGGCGAATGCCACGATGCGGTCAGCCTGCCATTCGGGACCTTGCGCCTGCCCGCACAGCGAGCTGCGGCCGGCGATTTCGAGCAGCAGGTTCACGACACGCTTTCCGGCGTCGGCTGGGCTTCGGGCCACGAAGGTCCGCTCTACATGATCGGCGGCACCTGGCGCGCGCTGGCGCATTACGCGATGCGCGAATGCGACTATCCGCTGACCGACCCCCACGGGTTCTGCCTGACGATGGATGAGGCGCATGATCTAGCTGGAAGGCTGGTCGATGCCGACCCCGAAAAGCTGATGGAGATTTCCGGCATATCGCCGATGCGTGCCGGATACCTTCCCGATGCGGCCGCCTTGCTGAAACCCTTGCTGGCCGAATTGAAGCCGGAGAGCCTCGTCTTCTCGAGCTGGGGCATCCGCGAAGGCCTGCTGTTTTCGCAGCTCAACGACCTTACCCGGTCGCTCGACCCGCTGCTGGCAGGCGTCCACGCCTTTGCCGAGCCGCGCGATGCGCCGATCGTCGATGCGACCCGCATCGCGGGCTGGACGGTCGACCTCGCCAGCGGGGGCGGCAAGCGCAACGAGCGCCTTCGCCTCGCAGCAGCGCAGCTCGCCCTCGCCCTCCAGCGCGTGGAGCCCAACCTACGGTCCAACCATGCGACCGAATGGGCACTCGACAAGCGCTGGATCGACTGCACACCGCGCGACCGAGCGATGATCTGCGCTGCGCTTCTCGGCAGCCTCGGCGCGACGGAAGTTCCGAACCGCCTGCGCCGCCTCGCAAGTGACGAGGATTTGCGTGAAGGCCTTACCTGGGGGCTCGGCTACCGGCTGGCCCGCCGCTTGGGCGCAGGCGCAAGGATTGCCCTCGCCTCCAGCAGGTTGCGGCTCAAGAAAAAGTCACTGGTCCTCTACATGGACGAAAGCCGGGCCGCGCTTGCCACATGGCCGCTGACCAAGGATCTGGAAGTCCTCGCCGATTGGCTGGGCCGCAAGCCCAAGATCAAGATCGGCCAGTTCGATTTCTCCAACGAACTGGAAGAAGAAGAGGAAGAGGACTGA
- a CDS encoding TadE/TadG family type IV pilus assembly protein, which yields MGRRIGTFLQRLKKDTTGNLLLMAGAGITALVGAAGISVDTVQWYLWKRQMQQAVDTGAVAGAIAMSFGRDHNTAVTSEVGRTANTAHTIELVSTPPTSGAWTGDSGAIEVVATTSRALPFSSVFLSTPPTIRTRAVATAVAIGNPCVRALATSGTGIDVFGSAQVNLGCPVSSNSPGGVSVDLGGSSFLNTDLVMSVGGIDYGAGNLPSNASLVSYGLPVEDPLASRNLTWSPTCNLNNVNVTPSQTRTLDPCRYNNGLRIQGTVYLRPGLYVINGGSLTINSGAEVFMAPGTTGGVTFILTGNNPSQVATLSVNGSAEIDIRAPTMAENPLWGGILFYQDRIASDKSNTINGGSDINLHGAIYFPTNDLTYNGDSSQTAQCLLIVTQRVRFGGTNNIDNNCDPDLTTINSSAFTIRVVE from the coding sequence ATGGGCAGGCGTATCGGAACATTCCTGCAGCGTCTGAAGAAGGACACGACCGGCAACCTGCTGTTGATGGCAGGCGCCGGGATCACTGCGCTCGTCGGGGCCGCGGGGATCAGCGTGGACACGGTCCAGTGGTATCTCTGGAAACGGCAGATGCAGCAGGCCGTCGATACCGGCGCAGTGGCCGGGGCTATCGCCATGTCCTTCGGGCGCGATCACAACACCGCAGTCACCAGCGAGGTCGGACGCACGGCCAACACTGCCCATACGATCGAGCTGGTTTCCACGCCGCCGACCAGCGGTGCCTGGACAGGCGACAGCGGGGCGATCGAGGTCGTCGCGACAACCAGCCGTGCCCTGCCGTTCTCGTCGGTCTTCCTGTCTACGCCTCCCACCATCCGGACCCGCGCCGTCGCCACCGCCGTCGCAATCGGCAATCCATGTGTCCGCGCGCTGGCTACGTCCGGTACCGGCATCGATGTATTCGGCAGCGCGCAGGTCAATCTGGGCTGCCCGGTTTCGTCCAATTCTCCGGGCGGCGTCTCGGTCGACCTCGGCGGTTCGAGCTTCCTCAATACCGACCTCGTCATGAGCGTCGGCGGGATCGACTACGGAGCGGGCAATTTGCCGTCCAACGCCTCGCTCGTCTCCTATGGCCTTCCGGTCGAGGATCCGCTGGCAAGCCGCAACCTGACCTGGTCGCCGACCTGTAACCTCAACAACGTCAACGTTACTCCCAGCCAGACGCGTACGCTGGACCCGTGCCGCTACAACAACGGGCTGCGCATCCAGGGCACGGTGTACCTGCGCCCGGGCCTTTACGTGATCAATGGCGGTTCGTTGACCATCAACTCGGGTGCAGAGGTCTTCATGGCGCCCGGTACGACCGGCGGCGTCACTTTCATCCTCACGGGCAACAACCCTTCGCAGGTCGCAACCCTGTCGGTGAACGGCAGCGCGGAGATAGACATCCGCGCGCCAACCATGGCGGAAAACCCGCTGTGGGGCGGCATCCTGTTCTACCAGGACCGCATCGCGTCGGACAAAAGCAACACGATCAATGGCGGATCGGACATCAACCTGCACGGGGCGATCTATTTCCCGACCAACGACCTGACCTACAACGGGGATTCCTCGCAGACCGCGCAATGCCTGCTGATCGTCACCCAGCGCGTGCGCTTCGGCGGGACGAACAACATCGACAACAATTGTGACCCTGACCTTACGACGATCAACTCGTCCGCGTTCACGATCAGGGTGGTGGAGTAG
- a CDS encoding alpha/beta hydrolase family protein, translating to MRFPIFAALCAALVPLPLGAQEVPAEGQEDVSRQLARTPRDIPVSAFAGRSNLGVARLSESGARFAFVTWQDDKTILSVHDASTRQQLATVDLGSGNEFGWFRWAGDNRILISVNTYAAGLFFLPVTRLMAYDMEAHEIRYIGFDRQGLSGDDILHVDPAGEHILLSVSRSVYRNPEVWRFPLDGSGEDGAERVHKSQKDVDAWWADDQGTVRLGMNFTSGGSVKVYYRPDAASDFTKVTKVKLADETAIDAWDVMGIYAGTDTGYAMVDGPDGRGVLKEIDYSTGTLGETVWENPRWGLEKVLMRRGEGPLGVIYTDDGPQIDWLDPAMKAYHDALSKALPGSRVEIIDITPSNRMLVMQSGSNDPGALYIFTPGEGRLDLFANLRPEIDERQLLPMTAHDVRARDGTVLRAFLALPKGREARNLPAIVMPHGGPFGIRDSAIYDDWTQLFASRGYAVLRPNFRGSGGYGEAFERLGDGQIGRAMQDDLDDTLDWAVAQGIVDPAKACIVGASYGGYAAMWGLIRNPDRWRCGASFAGVADWEDMLKYDRNYFGRGSKGRRAFRKWEPRVTGDVDFDLSTISVTDRIGELRRPLFVAQGKTDRVVPQSQFDDLLETAEKSGITLESLLIADGHSISDPEEETRLLEAMIAFLEKHNPPDPD from the coding sequence GTGCGTTTTCCAATCTTTGCAGCGCTATGCGCAGCGCTTGTCCCGCTTCCACTGGGAGCACAGGAAGTGCCGGCAGAGGGGCAGGAAGATGTCTCTCGGCAACTGGCAAGGACGCCGCGTGACATCCCGGTTTCCGCCTTTGCCGGGCGCAGCAATCTTGGTGTCGCGAGACTTTCGGAAAGCGGTGCGCGTTTCGCATTCGTGACCTGGCAGGACGACAAGACGATCCTGTCGGTCCACGATGCCTCCACGCGCCAGCAGCTCGCTACAGTCGACCTTGGCAGTGGAAACGAGTTCGGCTGGTTCCGCTGGGCCGGCGACAATCGTATCCTCATCTCGGTGAACACCTATGCCGCCGGGCTGTTCTTCCTGCCGGTAACGCGGCTGATGGCCTATGACATGGAAGCGCACGAAATCCGCTATATCGGGTTCGACCGGCAGGGCCTGTCGGGTGACGACATCCTTCATGTCGATCCAGCCGGCGAACACATTCTCCTGTCGGTTAGCCGCAGTGTGTACCGCAACCCTGAAGTCTGGCGGTTTCCCCTCGACGGAAGCGGCGAGGACGGCGCGGAACGGGTGCACAAATCGCAGAAGGACGTCGACGCCTGGTGGGCGGACGATCAGGGCACGGTCCGGCTCGGCATGAATTTCACCAGCGGAGGTTCGGTAAAGGTTTATTACCGCCCGGATGCCGCTTCCGATTTTACCAAGGTCACGAAGGTCAAGCTGGCCGACGAGACGGCAATCGATGCCTGGGATGTAATGGGCATCTATGCAGGGACCGACACCGGCTATGCGATGGTCGATGGCCCCGATGGCCGGGGCGTCCTCAAGGAAATCGATTATTCGACCGGCACGCTGGGGGAAACGGTTTGGGAAAACCCGCGCTGGGGTCTCGAAAAGGTCCTGATGAGGCGCGGCGAAGGCCCGCTCGGCGTGATTTACACAGACGACGGCCCGCAGATCGACTGGCTGGACCCGGCCATGAAAGCCTATCACGACGCCTTGTCGAAGGCCCTTCCGGGTAGTCGCGTCGAAATCATCGATATCACGCCGTCCAACCGCATGCTGGTGATGCAGTCCGGATCGAACGATCCGGGTGCGCTTTACATCTTCACTCCCGGTGAGGGCCGGCTCGACCTCTTCGCCAACCTTCGCCCGGAGATAGACGAGCGCCAATTGCTGCCCATGACCGCACACGACGTGCGTGCGCGCGACGGAACTGTCCTGAGAGCTTTCCTCGCCCTTCCGAAGGGACGCGAGGCGCGCAACCTGCCGGCCATCGTCATGCCCCATGGCGGCCCCTTCGGCATTCGCGATTCCGCCATCTACGACGATTGGACGCAGCTGTTCGCATCGCGCGGATACGCAGTCCTGCGGCCGAATTTCCGGGGTTCCGGCGGATATGGGGAAGCGTTCGAGCGCTTGGGCGACGGCCAGATCGGACGCGCGATGCAGGACGATCTCGACGACACGCTGGACTGGGCTGTGGCGCAAGGCATCGTCGATCCTGCCAAGGCCTGCATCGTGGGGGCAAGTTACGGCGGCTACGCAGCCATGTGGGGGTTGATCCGCAACCCGGATCGCTGGCGCTGCGGGGCAAGTTTTGCCGGGGTCGCCGATTGGGAGGACATGCTCAAATACGATCGCAACTATTTCGGACGCGGCAGCAAGGGGCGACGAGCCTTCCGGAAATGGGAGCCGCGGGTCACGGGCGACGTCGATTTCGACCTGTCGACCATATCCGTGACCGATCGCATCGGGGAACTTCGCCGGCCGCTCTTCGTGGCGCAGGGGAAGACGGACCGCGTCGTGCCGCAATCGCAGTTCGACGATCTGCTCGAGACGGCCGAAAAATCGGGGATCACGCTGGAATCGCTGCTGATTGCAGATGGCCATTCGATCAGTGACCCGGAGGAGGAAACCAGGCTGCTGGAGGCCATGATAGCTTTTCTCGAGAAGCATAATCCTCCCGATCCGGACTGA
- the apaG gene encoding Co2+/Mg2+ efflux protein ApaG: MKELFQHAATTDGITVRVAVNFLPEQSQPDADKWFWVYHIRIENGSHEKVQLKTRHWRITDARGMVAHVDGEGVVGEQPALAPGASHDYVSGCPLETPYGSMEGFYTFVREDGSPFEVRIPFFPLAAPATAG, encoded by the coding sequence ATCAAGGAGCTTTTTCAGCACGCCGCCACGACCGACGGGATTACCGTCCGGGTTGCCGTGAATTTCCTTCCCGAACAGTCGCAGCCCGATGCCGACAAGTGGTTCTGGGTCTATCACATCCGCATCGAGAACGGTTCGCACGAGAAGGTGCAGCTCAAGACCCGTCATTGGCGGATTACCGATGCGCGCGGCATGGTCGCCCATGTCGATGGCGAAGGGGTCGTCGGCGAACAGCCGGCGCTCGCACCTGGTGCAAGCCATGATTACGTGTCGGGTTGCCCGCTCGAAACGCCTTATGGCTCGATGGAAGGTTTCTACACCTTCGTTCGCGAGGACGGGTCGCCCTTCGAGGTCCGCATCCCCTTCTTCCCGCTGGCCGCACCCGCGACCGCCGGCTGA